Part of the Streptomyces sp. WMMC500 genome is shown below.
CCGTCCGCGTCAAGTCCCGGATGCTGGCGGAGGTACGCGACGGGCTCGCCGACGCCGCCGACGCGCACGCCGCGGCCGGCGCGCCGTCCCGCGCCGCCGCGGCGGCCCGCGCGGTGCGCGACTTCGGCACGGTGGCGGAGGTCGGCCCGGCCTTCCAGCGCGAGCTGACCATCGCGCAGGCCCGGCAGACCGCGCGGGTCGTCGCGCTCATCGTCCCGTTCCTGATGGCCTGCTGGTACCTGGTCGGCGCCACCGCCGAGGACGCGGGCGGGCGCATGCCCGCGGCCGTGCACGTGCTCGCGGCCAACCTCGGCGGCCTCGCCGCGCTGGCTGCGCTGCTCGCCGCCGGGTCGCTCGCCGCGACCGGCGCCCTGTCCCGCTGGTCGGCCACCCCGCGGCAACTGCCGCTCGTGGTGGCCTGGACCGGCACCACCGCGGCCGTGGCGCTGGCGGTCAGCGCGCTCACGCTGACCGCGGGCGCCGTGCTGGTGCAGGACTGGCCGGCGGGCGCGCTGGCCGGCGCGGTCACGCTCGCCGCACACACCCGGCTCGCCGCCTCCGCCCGCGCCTGCCGGCACTGCGCCCAGTTGGCCCGCTGACCCGGCCGCGCGCGGCCGGACACACCCGGAGATCCCGGAGGCGTCCCGCCCGCGGCGCCCGGACGGCGCGCCGCGGGCGGGACGGGAGGGTCCGGCCGCACGTCCGCGGCCGGACCCGGTCCGTACGGTCGGTGGCGTACCGTACGGGCCCTCCCTTCTCAGGGAGTCCGTTCTTTACGGGAGTCCGCGATCCAGCGCGTTGAACAAGGTGCCGTTCGACAGGTCTCCGGACATCTCCCAGACCATCCCGCCGAGCAGCCCCTTCTCCCTGATGTACGCGGTCTTCTGGTCGATCGCCCAGACGTCGTCGAACGACCACCACTGACCGTTCGCGCCGGTGTACCCGTACGTGGCCACGGACTGGGTGTCGTGGTGCACGGTCATGTTCGGCACCATGGCCAGGAGGTTGTCGTAGCCGCGGGTCCCGGCCTCCTCCTGGAACTGGCCGGGCGCGGCGCCGTTGGCGCTCTGCCACTCGCCGTTGGCGCCGCCGTCGGCCACCTGCTGCCAGCCGCGCCCGTAGAACGGGAAGCCGATGGTCAGCTTGCGGGGGCTGACGCCCGCATCGAGGTAGTGCTGCACCGCGCCGTCG
Proteins encoded:
- a CDS encoding permease prefix domain 1-containing protein; translated protein: MTAGDPGGTAPAPAPGAADEEGTAPAVPEGGAVEDHLAALDAALHGPVRVKSRMLAEVRDGLADAADAHAAAGAPSRAAAAARAVRDFGTVAEVGPAFQRELTIAQARQTARVVALIVPFLMACWYLVGATAEDAGGRMPAAVHVLAANLGGLAALAALLAAGSLAATGALSRWSATPRQLPLVVAWTGTTAAVALAVSALTLTAGAVLVQDWPAGALAGAVTLAAHTRLAASARACRHCAQLAR